A stretch of Lactuca sativa cultivar Salinas chromosome 6, Lsat_Salinas_v11, whole genome shotgun sequence DNA encodes these proteins:
- the LOC111903933 gene encoding vesicle-associated protein 1-2: MSTGELLSVDPVELKFPFELNKQISSSLQLTNKTDNHVGFKVKTTNPKKYCVRPNTGVVLPRSTCEVIVTMQAQKDAPPDMQCKDKFLLQSVIASPGATPKDITPEMFTKEPGRKLEECKLKVVYLPPNPSTSAIAQAKEEPLFSPKSPAITDKGNFSGPEVSRSYVESQDKSSEVRSLLSKLTDEKNAAIEQSKRIRQEMELLRRGSNKSQGSGGIPLILVIIVALIGLILGYLMKK; the protein is encoded by the exons ATGAGTACCGGGGAACTCCTCAGCGTTGATCCTGTAGAGCTCAAATTCCCAT TCGAATTGAATAAACAGATCTCTTCCTCGCTTCAGTTAACGAATAAGACCGATAACCATGTGGGTTTCAAG GTGAAGACGACGAATCCGAAGAAGTATTGTGTTCGTCCAAACACCGGAGTTGTTTTGCCTCGATCAACATGTGAAGTTATAG TAACAATGCAAGCTCAGAAAGATGCTCCTCCTGACATGCAATGTAAAGATAAATTTCTCCTTCAGAGTGTAATTGCAAGCCCAGGAGCAACCCCTAAGGACATAACCCCTGAAATG tttACTAAAGAACCAGGGCGTAAATTGGAAGAATGCAAATTAAAAGTGGTTTATCTTCCTCCAAATCCATCAACTTCAGCCATTGCACAAGCTAAAGAAGAACCACTCTTTTCACCAAAGTCACCAGCCATAACAGATAAGGGGAATTTCAGTGGGCCCGAG GTTTCAAGAAGCTACGTTGAATCTCAAGATAAATCCTCCGAG GTGAGATCTCTTCTTTCAAAGTTGACAGATGAGAAGAATGCTGCTATTGAACAAAGTAAAAGAATTCGACAAGAAATG gAACTTTTGAGGCGTGGAAGCAACAAAAGCCAAGGGAGTGGTGGTATCCCTTTGATCCTTGTGATCATTGTTGCTTTGATTGGGTTGATTCTTGGATATCTCATGAAGAAATGA
- the LOC111903942 gene encoding chaperone protein dnaJ 13: MKQAEDGASNRELYALLNVSPEASDEEIRKAYRQFAQVYHPDKIQATGQKEVATVNFQRICEAYEILTDENKRQIYDIYGMEGLTSGLELGPKLNKVEEIKEELERLKRRREEEKTSAHFQPSGVILAQLSVPSFLSGHGLMRAMSMNSEIQSQISKNNVIAVGGTLAVKGSDGDAAANAVFRHQLSSVSSIEFMASAGLRGLIGLQTSRQVSRHATATMGLAMSLRDGSINLSNSWNRQLSTTSNASIELSLGSDSSVAVGWRKKDQKMAAAGEIRIGTSAIGAVARYTRRFSTNSHGRITGKIGSGALELEIGGGRKISNFSTIRMLYTIGIQGIYWKLEFHRGPQKLVVPIFLSRHFNLGFASGAFLIPTSLYFTLKSLVFKPYYRRREKQQALENMEQTRTQVQEAKAAAEKAQQLLENVANRKKNKQLETGGLVIIEAVYGNPKAIKKITNNSEEKKDEYELASQIVDVTLPLNFLVNDSGQLKLHEGVKKSGIMGFCDPCPGETKKLHVKYTYGGNRYEVEVDDLQELILPQEEHRI, from the exons ATGAAACAAGCAGAAGACGGAGCCTCAAACAGAGAGCTCTATGCTCTACTTAATGTATCCCCGGAAGCTTCAGATGAAGAAATCCGTAAAGCTTATCGTCAATTTGCTCAAGTCTATCACCCTGATAAAATCCAAGCTACAGGG CAAAAGGAAGTAGCAACAGTGAACTTTCAGAGGATATGTGAAGCATATGAGATATTAACTGATGAAAACAAAAGACAAATATACGATATATATGGTATGGAAGGTTTAACCTCTGGTCTAGAACTTGGTCCAAAGTTAAATAAAGTTGAAGAAATCAAGGAAGAACTTGAAAGACTAAAAcgtagaagagaagaagaaaaaacTTCTGCTCATTTTCAACCTTCTGGTGTCATTCTAGCACAATTATCAGTTCCAAGTTTTTTATCAGGCCATGGTTTAATGAGAGC AATGTCAATGAACAGTGAAATCCAATCTCAaatatcaaaaaataatgttattgctgTTGGTGGGACCCTTGCTGTAAAAGGAAGTGATGGTGATGCAGCTGCAAATGCTGTTTTTAGGCATCAATTATCTTCTGTTTCCTCCATTGAATTCATGGCTTCTGCTGGTTTAAGAGGATTAATAGGCTTACAGACATCTCg ACAGGTGTCACGTCATGCCACTGCAACAATGGGGCTTGCCATGTCATTAAGAGATGGTTCAATAAATCTTTCAAATTCTTGGAATCGTCAACTTTCCACAACATCAAACGCAAGt ATAGAGCTAAGTTTAGGCTCAGACTCATCAGTTGCTGTTGGATGGAGAAAGAAAGACCAAAAAATGGCTGCAGCAGGAGAAATTAga ATTGGAACAAGTGCAATTGGTGCAGTTGCTCGATACACCCGTAGATTCTCCACAAACTCTCATGGGCGTATTACTGGAAAAATTGGAAG TGGTGCACTTGAACTTGAAATAGGGGGTGGaagaaaaatatcaaattttagcACTATTAGAATGTTGTACACAATTGGGATTCAg GGTATATACTGGAAACTAGAATTCCATCGTGGCCCACAAAAGTTGGTTGTTCCT ATTTTTCTTTCAAGACACTTTAATCTTGGATTTGCTTCAGGGGCATTTCTTATTCCTACATCACTTTATTTTACACTcaag TCTCTTGTTTTCAAACCTTATTATCGTAGAAGAGAAAAACAACAAGCACTCGAGAATATGGAGCAGACTCGCACACAG GTTCAAGAAGCAAAAGCAGCAGCAGAGAAAGCTCAACAGCTGTTGGAAAATGTGGCGAAtaggaaaaaaaataaacaattggAAACGGGTGGTTTGGTAATTATTGAAGCAGTTTATGGTAACCCTAAAGCAATTAAAAAAATCACAAATAATTCAGAAGAGAAAAAAGATGAATATGAATTAGCTTCACAGATTGTGGATGTCACTTTACCTTTAAATTTTCTGGTCAATGATTCCGGTCAACTTAAG CTACATGAAGGTGTAAAGAAGTCAGGAATCATGGGATTTTGTGATCCGTGTCCCGGTGAAACCAAAAAACTGCACGTGAAGTACACTTACGGTGGTAACAGATATGAG GTGGAGGTTGATGATCTTCAAGAACTGATATTACCTCAGGAAGAACACAGAATATGA